From Aspergillus fumigatus Af293 chromosome 5, whole genome shotgun sequence, a single genomic window includes:
- the nuf2 gene encoding kinetochore-associated Ndc80 complex subunit NUF2: MAYNHRMSQQFHGTQQHHNRGRKKEDENDALMRLPDKEIAGCINDIGIPFTAADLIKPNPQQIQMVFEWFAELLMNTTKETVEPAMRAAAEDICGDYPDIVPLETRNLMGFFISLRRLMMECGVNDFTFTDLTKPTHDRLVKIFSYLINFVRFRESQTQVIDEHFNKTEKTKARIDTLFMENQEMEQRLEEMRRSLKANEAQVKEKVRRNDELKARLLELRRNQERIAETLERVKADKARRQAQLEEKTERSVRTRQEVEKLRPYAMQSPVSLQSALTELSENLLREKAQIDAMEKRARALQTSSDTFTVVGNDVQACIKLLEDISVELQKEEEEESRASRNKEAISERGNNVREVEQTEKLLQRQLARWNERIEALRKNAQEKAEVAQARMDELRDVQKKLREERAEKQRDMERRRIRIEQTEKKMADLKENIENEIQSAHEEYLKLESHIKLYITEMEKCL, from the exons ATGGCATATAATCATCGAATGAGCCAACAGTTTCATGGCACCCAGCAACATCACAATCGGGGTCgcaagaaagaagatgaaaatgatgcGTTGATGCGCCTG CCTGATAAGGAAATCGCAGGTTGCATCAACGATATCGGGATTCCTTTCACAGCTGCCGACTTGATCAAGCCGAATCCTCAACAGATCCAGATGGTGTTCGAATGGTTCGCAGAGCTTCTCATGAATACGACCAAGGAGACAGTAGAGCCAGCAATGCGCGCCGCAGCAGAAGATATATGCGGTGACTATCCCGACATTGTCCCATTAGAGACTCGCAATCTCATgggtttcttcatcagcctgcgaaggctgatgatggag TGTGGTGTAAATGACTTCACTTTCACAGATCTGACCAAGCCTACGCATGATCGACTGGTCAAAATATTCTCCTATCTCATCAACTTTGTCAGATTCCGGGAGTCGCAGACCCAAGTCATTGATGAGCATTTCAACAAAACAGAAAAGACAAAGGCACGCATCGATACACTGTTTATGGAAAATCAAGAGATGGAGCAACGTCTTGAAGAGATGCGCCGGAGTTTGAAAGCCAATGAAGCACAAGTTAAGGAAAAGGTCAGAAGAAACGACGAGCTGAAAGCGCGACTTCTGGAATTGCGGCGAAATCAGGAAAGGATTGCTGAGACCCTTGAGCGGGTCAAGGCGGATAAAGCTCGACGACAAGCACaattggaagagaagacagaGAGAAGCGTACGCACCAGACAGGAAGTCGAAAAGCTCCGCCCCTATGCGATGCAGAGTCCGGTGTCGCTACAGTCTGCCTTGACCGAGCTCTCTGAAAACCTGCTTCGAGAGAAGGCTCAAATCGATGCCATGGagaaaagagcaagagcacTGCAGACCTCTTCTGACACATTTACCGTCGTTGGAAATGACGTCCAGGCCTGCATCAAGCTGCTCGAAGATATATCTGTTGAACTAcaaaaggaggaagaggaagaatcgCGAGCGTCAAGAAACAAAGAAGCTATCTCCGAGAGGGGGAACAACGTCAGGGAGGTGGAGCAGACCGAGAAACTGCTGCAGCGGCAGCTCGCGCGGTGGAACGAAAGGATTGAAGCCCTCCGAAAGAATGcccaagaaaaagcagagGTCGCTCAAGCCCGGATGGATGAGCTTCGCGAtgtccagaagaagcttcGTGAAGAGCGAGCGGAGAAGCAGCGTGATATGGAGAGACGACGAATTAGGATTGAGCAGACCGAGAAAAAG ATGGCCGACCTTAAGGAAAATATTGAAAACGAGATTCAAAGTGCCCATGAGGAATACTTGAAGCTGGAATCGCATATCAAGCTGTACATTACCGAAATGGAGAAGTGTCTTTGA
- a CDS encoding cleavage polyadenylation factor subunit CLP1 — protein sequence MSLPGLELSQTSSEREFVPAPPTQITLSKGSEWRFEVAFGTAIRVKLLAGTAELFGTELAASQTYTFSGTKAAIYTWHGCTLEVSAGDTISTIDGLGSGGLNGEGARGYGAGGCQSEYTAEETPMVEYANVHFALEAMRQEAKATGKDGPRVLILGPENAGKTSVAKILTAYATKVGRQPIVVNLDPAEGMLSVPGTLTATAFRTMMNVEEGWGSSPMSGPSAVPVKLPLVYFYPLQNPLEAEGAVYRPIVSRLALSVTGRMAEDEDTRETGIIVDTPGILSAGKPGSLEIINHIVTEFAITTILVIGSERLYSTMMKNYDNKPTSSASAAASDERITVVKLSKSGGCVDRDAAFMKSVRESQIRTYFFGNPIPSTASAALSMSASSTTNITLSPHAQQLDFDSLAVYNYTIASSDEDEDEYDPSQFGASDTFLPGGRNDAEGPETKHAEETSFTSSVPGLGGSSGDDAASGSSAVPLKKVLPPAPNTLANSLLAVTHTAPNASPAEIRDASIMGFLYVADVDSEKGKIRVLAPIGGRVPPRAIVWGKKWPGEVVGLVG from the exons ATGTCGCTCCCCGGTTTAGAGCTCTCGCAGACCTCATCAGAGAGGGAGTTTGTCCCCGCACCACCAACACAGATTACCTTGTCCAAGGGCTCAGAATGGAGATTTGAGGTTGCATTTGGAACAGCGATACGAGTCAAG CTATTGGCCGGCACCGCAGAGCTTTTCGGCACAGAACTTGCTGCATCGCAAACATATACCTTCTCCGGGACGAAAGCGGCGATCTACACCTGGCACGGCTGCACGCTCGAGGTCAGCGCCGGCGATACGATATCGACGATAGATGGACTAGGATCGGGTGGTCTGAACGGCGAGGGGGCGCGTGGCTATGGCGCGGGCGGCTGCCAGAGCGAGTATACGGCCGAGGAGACGCCGATGGTCGAGTATGCGAATGTGCATTTCGCGCTGGAGGCGATGCGCCAGGAAGCCAAGGCGACGGGCAAGGACGGGCCGCGGGTGCTGATTCTGGGGCCCGAGAACGCGGGGAAGACGAGCGTGGCGAAGATTCTGACGGCATATGCGACTAAGGTCGGGAGGCAGCCGATCGTGGTCAATTTGGATCCGGCGGAGGGGATGCTCAGCGTCCCAGGGACGCTAACGGCGACGGCGTTCCGGACGATGATGAATGTTGAGGAGGGGTGGGGAAGTAGTCCCATGTCGGGGCCGAGTGCGGTGCCTGTGAAGCTGCCGTTAGTTTACTTCTATCCGTTGCAGAATCCGCTTGAGGCTGAGGGTGCCGTCTATCGGCCTATAGTGTCGCGGCTGGCGCTGAGTGTGACGGGGCGAAtggctgaggatgaggacaCGCGCGAGAcgggcatcatcgtcgataCGCCGGGCATTTTGAGCGCTGGCAAGCCGGGTAGTCTTGAGATTATCAACCATATCGTGACGGAGTTTGCAA TTACGACTATCCTGGTTATAGGCTCCGAACGGCTTTATAGcaccatgatgaagaactACGACAACAAGCCGACTTCTAGTGCGTCTGCCGCAGCGTCGGATGAGCGGATCACCGTTGTGAAGCTCTCCAAGTCTGGTGGCTGCGTGGACCGCGACGCAGCGTTTATGAAGTCCGTTCGTGAGTCGCAGATTCGAACATACTTCTTCGGCAATCCAATTCCTTCCACGGCATCGGCGGCGCTCTCGATGTCTGCGTCTTCGACGACAAATATTACACTCTCTCCCCATGCCCAACAGCTCGATTTCGACTCCTTGGCCGTTTACAACTACACAATTGCCTCttcagatgaagacgaggacgaatACGATCCGTCTCAATTTGGTGCCAGTGATACATTCCTTCCCGGGGGACGCAATGACGCCGAGGGTCCAGAGACCAAGCATGCCGAGGAGACATCGTTTACTTCCTCCGTGCCAGGCTTGGGGGGGTCATCGGGCGACGATGCAGCATCAGGCAGCTCGGCTGTACCCCTGAAAAAAGTTCTACCTCCTGCACCGAACACGCTCGCCAATTCCCTGCTCGCAGTTACGCACACCGCGCCGAACGCCAGTCCGGCAGAGATCCGCGATGCCAGCATCATGGGATTCCTCTACGTGGCCGATGTAGATAGCGAGAAGGGCAAGATTCGGGTACTGGCTCCGATCGGTGGGCGAGTACCGCCAAGGGCCATTGTCTGGGGTAAGAAGTGGCCTGGAGAGGTGGTTGGGTTGGTGGGATAG
- a CDS encoding serine/threonine-protein phosphatase has protein sequence MPGLPGRFDFVRLVFTLLQEAYHLTASIDLDECIERLYRKELLADTVIEAICAKAKELLMKESNVVHIRAPVTVVGDIHGQFFDMIEIFKIGGFCPNTNYLFLGDYVDRGLFSVETISLLVCLKLRYPQRVHLIRGNHESRGVTQSYGFYTECARKYGNANVWHYFTDMFDFLTLSVVINDQIFCVHGGLSPSIHSIDQIKIIDRFREIPHEGPMADLVWSDPDTERDEFSLSPRGAGYTFGAQVVRKFLEVNSMSHILRAHQLCQEGYQVLYDDRLSTVWSAPNYCYRCGNLASVLEVSDTGERYFNIFDAAPENEIHRGEQQAQQNKDGQSPVIDYFL, from the exons ATGCCAGGATTACCGGGTAGGTTTGATTTCGTGCGCCTCGTTTTCACCCTCCTGCAAGAAGCTTATCATTTGACAGCTAGCATCGACCTGGACGAGTGCATCGAGCGGCTCTATAGGAAAGAGTTGTTGGCGGATACCGTGATTGAAGCAATATGCGCCAAGGCTAAAGAGCTGCTGATGAAGGAGAGCAATGTGGTGCACATAAGAGCTCCGGTTACTGTTGTCGGAGATATCCACGGGCAGTTCTTCGACATGATTgagatcttcaagatcgGGGGGTTTTGTCCTAATACAAATTATTTGTTTCTGG GCGACTACGTGGATCGCGGTCTGTTCAGCGTCGAGACGATATCCCTTCTCGTTTGCCTGAAGCTACGATACCCCCAACGCGTTCATCTCATTCGTGGTAACCACGAATCGCGCGGTGTCACCCAGTCCTACGGTTTCTACACGGAGTGCGCGCGGAAATACGGCAACGCCAACGTGTGGCACTACTTCACCGACATGTTTGACTTTCTCACCCTGAGTGTAGTCATCAACGATCAGATCTTCTGCGTGCACGGTGGCCTTTCCCCCTCAATCCACTCGATAGACCAGATCAAGATTATCGATCGATTTCGGGAGATTCCTCACGAGGGTCCCATGGCCGATCTGGTCTGGTCCGACCCCGATACCGAACGCGACGAGTTCTCGCTATCACCCAGAGGAGCCGGTTACACATTCGGTGCGCAGGTCGTTCGAAAATTCCTCGAGGTGAATAGCATGTCGCATATTTTGCGAGCGCATCAGCTGTGCCAGGAAGGGTATCAGGTTCTCTATGACGACCGTCTGAGTACGGTGTGGAGTGCTCCTAACTACTGCTACCGATGCGGGAACCTCGCCAGTGTCCTTGAAGTAAGTGACACGGGGGAGAGATACTTCAACATCTTCGATGCCGCGCCAGAGAACGAGATCCACCGCGGAGAACAACAAGCGCAACAGAACAAGGACGGCCAGAGTCCTGTGATTGATTACTTTTTGTGA
- a CDS encoding chitin deacetylase CDA4: MLYSCYRRRRKLKRLVIMLLPILLTALFLSPLYLIYKPPSLLIRYLQHRYPDVLFHVPRPSHKKLVALTIDDAPSQYTPQIAATLKAHSASATFFVIGSQMDGDGREAVLADLVRAGHELGNHAMRDEPSRALSDEELSAQIAEVQARISRVYARAGVEEPRVRWFRPGSGFFSERMRRLVGGMGLRIALGSVYPHDPQVPYAWMNAAHILSMVRPGSVIICHDRRSWTVPMLGRVLPELRKRGYRVVTLSELVKDAENS, from the coding sequence ATGCTCTACAGCTGCtaccgccgccgccgaaaaCTCAAGCGTCTCGTCATAATGCTCCTCCCCATCCTCCTAACCgcccttttcctctccccCCTGTATCTGATCTACAAACCGCCAagcctcctcatccgctACCTCCAACACCGCTACCCAGACGTCCTCTTCCACGTCCCGCGCCCCAGCCACAAGAAGCTCGTGGCGCTGACCATCGACGATGCCCCCTCGCAATATACACCGCAGATAGCAGCAACGCTAAAGGCGCACAGCGCATCCGCGACGTTCTTTGTGATTGGGTCGCAGATGGACGGGGACGGGCGTGAGGCCGTGCTTGCGGACCTGGTGCGCGCGGGACACGAGCTGGGGAACCATGCTATGCGGGATGAGCCGTCGCGTGCGCTGAGCGATGAGGAGCTCTCGGCGCAGATTGCGGAGGTGCAGGCACGGATAAGTCGGGTGTATGCGCGGGCTGGGGTCGAGGAACCGCGGGTTAGGTGGTTTCGGCCGGGAAGTGGGTTTTTCAGtgagaggatgaggaggttggTGGGGGGAATGGGGCTACGGATTGCACTGGGGAGTGTGTATCCGCATGATCCGCAGGTCCCGTATGCGTGGATGAATGCGGCGCATATCCTGAGTATGGTGCGGCCGGGGAGTGTGATTATCTGCCATGATCGGAGGAGTTGGACGGTGCCGATGCTCGGCAGGGTTTTGCCGGAGTTGAGGAAAAGGGGGTATCGGGTTGTGACGCTGAGTGAGTTGGTAAAGGATGCGGAGAACTCATAA
- a CDS encoding AP-3 complex subunit beta, with the protein METISRISSMLETARELTMEAAQSAAFTRGSSTGFVSRNHSTSHTKKLLESRNDREVLDGMRKVIALMYSSEPSLPFFSYVVKNVANTNIEVKKLVYIYLVHHAETEPDLALLSINTIQKSLTDQNPQVRAMALRTMSGIRVPVISQIVSLAIKRGCGDMSPHVRKAAALAIPKCYRLDPNTLPQLVGYLSTLLGDTQYFVAGPAVAAFLEICPDRIDLIHKHYRSLVKKLVDMDEWGQLATLRLLTFYARKCFPRKTQKMKSAVSRGFYDDEQGGETQGDGEEYEMPVIDPDLELLFRSCRLLLHNRNSAVIVSVVRCFLYLAPPEYLAAAVGPLVALLRSPQDIQHIALYNIVVVSLKHPKLFTKYVSHFFVHASDPPHIWRLKLEVLTILFPHCGSHIKGVIIHELEHFSNGADEDLVRESVRALGRCAQNDPSTAKYCLVVLLRQITSLDETLVSESLTVIRHLIQQDPASHEQTVIRLVKHLGSSSSPEARATIIWLVGEFAGVDPKRNIAPDVLRILVQKFADEPEPVKQQIVLLGAKVYLHHLLRNPPKQPTEDPSVSEPKINQEHNEWADDAAKESEVNDNNKEDQRKEEPKEDQITLLWRYILLLARYDSSYDLRDRARMLKALLANPSSTELANLILLAPKPVPHAPSPSETRKELLLGSSTLIVGPDAGPFGLSGYHNLPDWVELGQEPDPSLRESEMKPDVTERATMTAGEKLDRALMEHESRVAAMKRQQNGHVRAGASAAKTKTLDQWLEEESETEEEETDSGEEVTDSEEEETEEETDDEDEEGDEDEGEDEEDEGDEEDVESASDDQQEAQQLLSHDEPGAPGSRGF; encoded by the exons ATGGAGACGATCTCCAGGATTTCCTCTATGCTGGAAACAG CTCGAGAACTAACCATGGAGGCAGCTCAGTCGGCAGCTTTTACGAGAGGGTCGAGTACAGGCTTTGTGTCGCGCAATCACAGTACTTCTCACACTAAGAAGCTCCTGGAGAGTCGCAATGACCGTGAGGTCCTGGATGGCATGCGAAAGGTGATTGCT TTGATGTATTCGTCCGAGCCTTCCCTTCCGTTCTTCTCATATGTCGTCAAGAACGTCGCAAACACGAATATCGAAGTGAAGAAATTGGTTTACATATACCTGGTTCATCATGCGGAGACCGAGCCAGACCTTGCGCTTCTGTCAATCAACACGATCCAAAAATCGCTTACAGATCAAAATCCTCAAGTGCGAGCAATGGCTTTGCGTACAATGTCTGGGATCAGAGTGCCGGTCATCAGCCAGATCGTCTCGCTTGCGATCAAACGAGGTTGTGGTGACATGAGCCCGCATGTCCGTAAAGCTGCCGCATTAGCCATACCTAAGTGTTATCGCCTTGACCCAAATACGCTACCTCAGCTGGTCGGCTATTTGTCTACTTTACTAGGTGACACTCAGTACTTTGTTGCTGGGCCCGCTGTGGCCGCATTTCTCGAGATTTGTCCCGATCGGATTGATCTCATTCATAAGCACTATCGGAGCTTGGTCAAGAAGCTtgtggatatggatgaaTGGGGCCAGCTAGCGACGTTGCGTCTTTTGACGTTTTACGCGCGAAAATGCTTCCCCCGGAAGActcagaagatgaagagcgcAGTCTCCAGAGGATTCTACGACGACGAACAAGGTGGTGAAACTCAGGGTGATGGCGAGGAATACGAGATGCCTGTGATAGACCCCGATTTGGAGCTTCTATTCCGGTCTTGCAGGTTGCTTTTACATAACCGCAATTCCGCCGTTATCGTCAGCGTTGTCCGTTGCTTCTTATATCTTGCGCCACCCGAGTatcttgctgctgctgtcggtCCTTTGGTTGCTCTTCTTCGAAGCCCTCAGGATATACAACACATTGCACTTTATAACATTGTTGTCGTCTCCTTGAAACACCCAAAGTTGTTCACCAAATACGTGTCTCACTTCTTCGTGCATGCTTCGGATCCGCCTCACATATGGCGTCTGAAGCTCGAAGTCCTTACAATTCTTTTCCCACATTGTGGTTCGCATATCAAGGGTGTGATCATTCACGAGCTGGAACATTTCTCAAACGGTGCGGATGAAGACCTTGTCCGTGAGAGTGTTCGCGCCCTTGGGCGTTGCGCGCAGAATGACCCCAGCACTGCGAAATATTGCTTAGTTGTTCTACTCCGTCAGATAACCAGCCTTGATGAGACTCTAGTATCAGAGTCTTTGACCGTGATTAGGCATCTCATTCAACAAGACCCGGCTTCTCATGAACAAACAGTTATCCGGCTTGTGAAGCATCTCGGTTCGTCCAGTAGCCCAGAGGCAAGAGCGACCATAATATGGCTTGTTGGAGAATTCGCGGGAGTAGATCCCAAGAGGAATATTGCACCAGATGTTCTGCGAATTTTGGTACAAAAATTCGCCGATGAGCCAGAGCCTGTGAAACAACAGATTGTTCTGTTAGGTGCCAAGGTATATCTCCACCATCTGCTACGAAATCCTCCAAAGCAGCCTACAGAGGATCCGTCGGTATCGGAACCCAAAATCAACCAGGAACATAACGAGTGGGCGGATGACGCCGCTAAGGAATCAGAAGTCAACGACAACAATAAAGAAGATCAGCGAAAAGAAGAACCGAAAGAGGACCAAATTACTCTCCTTTGGCGATatattctccttcttgctcgaTACGATTCCTCCTACGACCTTCGTGACCGGGCCAGAATGTTAAAAGCGCTCTTGGCCAACCCCTCTTCCACCGAGCTCGCGAATCTCATCCTGCTCGCACCTAAGCCTGTTCCACATGCCCCAAGCCCATCGGAAACGCGGAAGGAATTACTTCTGGGCTCATCCACTCTTATCGTGGGGCCCGACGCAGGTCCTTTTGGGCTGAGTGGCTATCACAATCTTCCTGACTGGGTTGAACTCGGACAAGAGCCGGATCCCAGCCTGCGAGAATCAGAGATGAAGCCGGATGTGACCGAAAGAGCGACTATGACTGCAGGCGAAAAGCTTGACCGGGCTCTGATGGAACACGAGAGCAGGGTTGCAGCCATGAAACGGCAACAAAACGGCCACGTGAGAGCAGGTGCTTCCGCGGCGAAGACTAAAACGCTTGATCAGTGGCTAGAGGAGGAGTCGGagacggaggaagaggagacaGATTCCGGAGAAGAAGTGACAGactccgaggaagaggagactgaagaagagacggatgatgaagacgaagagggagacgaggatgagggggaggatgaagaggatgagggagacgaagaagacgtAGAAAGCGCTTCGGATGATCAGCAGGAAGCCCAACAGCTTTTGTCGCATGATGAACCCGGGGCTCCTGGATCACGCGGCTTCTAG
- a CDS encoding rho GDP-dissociation inhibitor: MTEHDDDLVASKTEGFKVGEKKTIEEYTKLDQNDESLNRWKASLGLNTGKPIGDPNDPRKCIIRSLSLEVEGRPDVVIELSAPGALEALKDKPFTIKEGATFRIKCKFEVHHEVLSGLKYLQVVKRKGIRVSKDEEMLGSYAPSTTDKPIYEKKFNPEEAPSGMLARGHYNAISKFVDDDNQTHLQFEWSFDIAKDW, translated from the exons ATGACTGAACACGACGATGATCTCGTTGCCTCGAAGACCGAGGGCTTCAAGgtaggagagaagaagacaattGAAGAATACACAAAACTCG ACCAGAATGACGAATCCCTGAACCGCTGGAAGGCCTCCCTCGGCCTCAACACCGGCAAACCGATCGGTGATCCCAACGACCCCAGAAAATGCATCATCAGGTCCCTGTCCTTGGAGGTCGAGGGCCGCCCCGACGTGGTGATTGAGCTGTCCGCGCCCGGCGCCCTCGAGGCGCTCAAGGACAAGCCATTTACGATCAAGGAGGGAGCGACCTTCCGCATCAAGTGCAAGTTCGAGGTGCACCACGAGGTCCTGAGCGGTCTCAAGTATCTGCAGGTGGTGAAGCGCAAGGGAATCAGAGtcagcaaggacgaggagatgctg GGAAGCTATGCCCCGAGCACCACGGACAAACCAATCTACGAGAAGAAGT TCAACCCCGAAGAGGCTCCCTCGGGAATGCTCGCCAGAGGACACTACAACGCTATCTCCAAGTTCGTTGATGACGACAACCAGACCCATCTCCAATTCGAATGGTCGTTCGACATTGCAAAGGATTGGTAG
- a CDS encoding KilA-N domain-containing protein, with translation MVRSLPKRNNPLVLPDQSPSYEELLALRRLGKTNLAVKPTQIGTSNATKPENLGPFEYAHLRAKLPKDLKGSEIFASHAPQQHPETYFLMRRSKDGYVSATGMFKIAFPWAKLEEEKAEREYLKTREGTSEDEIAGNIWVSPLLALELAKEYQMYDWVRALLDPTEIPQTPKKQITPPPKFELPPIEAPTQLSAPSQRTRRGRSASPSKRATLSPRKPRKTRAAKEASVEEASAASASLQNALDMTASNADAGSANGTVESSVEEHVEEKVVTVTGDTTKPASRKKVAAIPEENEVEEEKVKVDVKTTADTVDDVRTTQTTISVEMPVSLPEAPSAEDTEKMIAKAKEMVAEAIKVQTTEGEQPEASSPKGAKKRKTDMLSEDEEDEETRAASALRAKRAKVLEEKLKRERVRNRALVGVTAVFALAASIPYFF, from the exons ATGGTGCGATCTCTGCCAAAGAGGAACAACCCGTTGGTCCTCCCGGACCAATCCCCTTCGT ATGAGGAACTCCTGGCGCTCCGCCGTCTAGGAAAAACAAACCTCGCTGTCAAGCCTACGCAGATTGGAACGTCCAACGCAACCAAGCCTGAGAATCTCGGCCCCTTTGAATATGCCCATCTGCGCGCGAAACTTCCAAAAGACCTGAAAGGCTCCGAGATTTTCGCGTCGCATGCCCCTCAGCAGCACCCAGAGACCTACTTTCTCATG CGACGAAGCAAGGATGGGTATGTCAGCGCTACTGGAATGTTCAAGATCGCTTTCCCGTGGGCGAagttggaggaagagaaggctgAACGGGAATACTTGAAGACTCGGGAGGGcaccagcgaggatgagatcgcCGGCAATATTTGGGTCAGCCCCTTACTAG CGTTGGAGTTGGCCAAGGAATATCAGATGTACGATTGGGTTCGCGCTCTGCTGGATCCCACGGAGATCCCTCAAACGCCAAAGAAGCAGATCACACCTCCTCCAAAGTTTGAACTCCCGCCCATTGAAGCTCCGACCCAGCTCTCTGCCCCATCGCAGCGTACGAGAAGGGGCCGGTCTGCTTCGCCGAGCAAGAGAGCCACCCTCTCCCCTCGCAAACCGAGGAAGACTCGCGCAGCCAAGGAGGCGAGTGTGGAGGAGGCCAGTGCAGCTAGCGCTAGTCTTCAGAACGCTTTGGACATGACCGCGTCTAACGCTGATGCTGGATCAGCCAATGGAACTGTCGAGTCTAGTGTGGAGGAACatgttgaagagaaagtAGTCACCGTCACAGGAGACACGACCAAGCCGGCTTCCAGGAAGAAGGTCGCCGCCATTCCTGAAGAGAATgaggtcgaagaagaaaaagttAAGGTTGACGTCAAGACGACTGCCGACACCGTGGATGACGTTCGAACCACCCAGACGACGATCTCGGTCGAGATGCCTGTTAGCCTTCCCGAGGCACCTTCTGCGGAGGACACCGAGAAGATGattgccaaggccaaggaaaTGGTCGCAGAAGCGATCAAGGTCCAGACCACCGAAGGTGAACAGCCGGAGGCCTCGTCACCTAAGGGCGCCAAAAAGCGCAAGACCGACATGCTCagcgaagatgaggaggatgaggagaccAGAGCAGCCTCAGCCCTGCGCGCCAAGAGGGCAAAGgtcctggaagagaagctgaAGCGGGAGCGTGTGAGGAACCGTGCCTTGGTCGGCGTTACGGCTGTCTTTGCACTTGC GGCTTCCATTCCCTACTTCTTCTAG